The window GTGCGGCCTCGTCCCCTCGCTTGGACATCTTCGGGACGAATTTTAACCGGGTCCGGTTATACACGTTCAGCGCGCTTTGGTCCACGTAAAGGCTCGCGAGAAGCGACTTTTGAATCCTGGTAAAACACGCGGTGCGTGTTGTCTCGTTTCAGGAAAACGCGCTGCCTTGGCATGGACCGCTACAGACGGCGCGACGAGCCGGCCCAATCCGGCCCGTCGCGCCACCACCGCCCGCGAGCGGGGCGGGCCGCACACCCGCTCGCCCCGGGCGGCGCGCTAGAAGCTGTGGTCGTAGGCCTCGCCGGGACCCACGGTTTCCGCGCTCGGAAAGGCACCCGGCTGGCGCAGGCGTTCCACCAGGGAGTCCACCAGCGTTTCGTTCACGTCGTTCATCGTGAAGAAGTGGCCGTACTTGCGGAATTCGCCGGATTTACCGGGCACCGGCACGGTCTTGGTCGACAGCGAGTAGTCGAAGACGATCTGCGGGTCGGGTTCGCGGAAGAGCACGCAGACCGACAGCGGCGAGCGTTGGACGTAGAGGTTCATGCCTAGCTCGTGTTCCAGTTGCCGGAAGCGCTTTTCGGCGTATTCCGCCACTTCCTGGCAGCGCACGGCCTTGCGCGCCTGCTCGGCATACGACTGGGTGGCCGTGAAATACCACATGATCAGCGCCGAGAAGCCGTTGCGCGAGCCGGCGTAGGTGGTGTCCGGCGAGCCGATGTATTCGGGGTGGTCGGGCGGGTGGATGAGCAGCTTGCGCTTGGTCATGTAGATGCCGGTGGGCCAGGGGGCGCCCGGCCACTTGTGTCCGCTCATCACCACCGACTGTACGAACGGGAGGCGGAAGTCGAAGGCCGGGCCCTTGCTGTGAAAGTCGCCGGCGTTGTGGGCCATCTCGAGGAAGGGCATGTAGGAGCCGCCGAGCGCGGCGTCGACGTGGATCCAGTAGCCCGTGCGCCAGTGGCAAACCCGGCGCTGATGGGTCTTGCCGTTCTCGTGCACGGTGAAGTCGTTGCAGACAACGCGCGAATCCAGCCCGTGCTGGCGCAGGATCGGCAGGATGCGCCGGCCCACCTCCTCCACGTGATCGTAAGCGCCCTTGAAGGTCGTGCCGTAGTTCAGCACCAGCAGGATCGGGTGGCCCTTGCCCGCGAGGAAGTCGACGACCTTTTCCAGCTTGTCGATGTCGATCTCGCCGTTGCCGATCGGGTAGTCCTCGGTCGGCGGGTTGGTGGGCACGCTCTTGGGCCAGTGGCCGTCGGCCGTGATGGGGCACTGGCCGGGGTACTTGTCGTTGCCGATCTCCGCGATCGTCGGCACGGCCATGGCGTGGACGGCCTTGACGACCGAATAGTGGCTTTCCGAGGAAAACACCGCGACCGGCGAGAAGGCGTTGGGGCTCGTCTCGGTCGTGACGGCGTCGCTCGGATCGTCGTGCTGGGCCTGCTCGAAGGAGAGGTAGAGCGGCTTGCCGGCCAGGTAGTCGCGCCCCTGGAGCACGGCGTCCAGGTTGCCCTCGGTGGAGCCCATCGTGAGCACGTAGCCCCAATAGCTGTCGGGGTTGCCGGGCTTTTCCTGGGACTCCTGGTAGAAGTAGCAGGGCCAGTTCGCGTTCCACAGCGAGGCGTAGTAGTCCAGCACCATGCGCTCGACGAACTTGGTGTTCATGCCGAGGTTGCCGGCGACGAAGGGGTCGCCGACGTTGTTCAAGTGCTGGTTGAGAAAGAACTTGAGATCCTCGTAGCCGTTGTCCTGCAGGCGCGTTTCCACCTGATAGCCGAGGAAGGTGTCGTTCTCGCGCTGCTCGTAGGCGCGCACGGCGTCCAGCGCGGTCTCGCGGTCGCGGTCCGAAAGCGCCGTCGGCGGCACCTGCAGCAGGCGCTGCTGCACCTCCGGCACCTTGGCGTCGCGGTAGACCTCGACCGGATCGGCCTGCGGCGGGGAGACGAGGTAGCCCCCGTCGGTCTGCGCCATGGCCGGGATGGAATCCTTCCACGGCAGGCGGCCGGGCCCGTAGGGCGTGGTGTCGCCGGTCGGCGCGTTGCCGCCGGCGTGCGAACGGTCGTCGGACGTGGTCATCGCGGTCCCTGCTCCTTGGTTGGTGTGTTTATGCGGAGCAGTGCACGCGAGACGCGTTTACGTCAGGTTAATCCACGAGCGATGTATACCCGTTATGCGCGAATCGGGGAGGACGGGCTTTGCAACGTCACGCGCCGGACGCCGCGTAGCTCAGGAAGACGATCTTGGACTTGCCGTAGGTGCGGGTGTCCAACTCCTCGAAGCCCGCCGGCGGGGTCAGGTCCTCGGTCTTGAGCAGTTCGACGGCGACCAGCGCGCTCTCGGCGAGCCAGCCCTGTTCCGCCAGCGCGCGCAGCGCCGGCGGGCCGAGCCCCTGGCCGTAGGGCGGGTCGAGCACGGCGACGTGGCAGGCGCGTGTGGCGCGCGGCGGGTGCAGCACATCGGCCTGGACGATCGTGGCGTTGGCCTGCTCGCCCAGCGTCTGGAGGTTCTGGCGCAGCGCCGAGACCGCCGCGGCCTGGGTTTCGATGAAGATCGCCTCGGCCGCGCCGCGCGACAGCGCCTCCAGCCCGTTGGCGCCGCTGCCCGCGAAGGCGTCGAGCACGCGGGCGTCCGCCAGGGGATTGCCGTCCGCGGCGAAGCGGCCGTGGGTGAGGATGTTGAACAGCGATTCGCGCGGCAGCCCGCGCGTGGGCCGCACGCCCTCGCCCTCGGGCGCGCGGATGGGCCGACCCTTATGCCGTCCGCCGACGATGCGCATCACGCGGTTTCCGCTTTTTCGGTTTGGCCTTGGCGCGCCCCGTGGGGCGCTCGCCGGGGGCGTCGATGCCGAGCTGTTCGCGCAGCACCTTGGGCGCCACCTCGCTGGCGTGGCCCTTCTTGAGCTGGCCGAGCTGGAAGGGACCGTAGGCCACCCGCATCAGGCGGTTCACCCGCATGCCCAGGTGGTCCAGCACGCGCCGCACCTCGCGGTTCTTGCCTTCCCGCAGGGAGACCGAGAGCCACGCGTTGGCGCCCGTGCGCCGGTCGAAGGTGGCGCGGATGGCGCCGTAGGTCACGCCGTCGATCGTGATCCCGTTTTCGAGGGAAGCCAGCGCCTTTTCGTCCACGGTGCCGTGCACGCGCGCGCGGTAGCGCCGCGTCCAGCCGGTCTCGGGATGCTCCAGGCGGCGCTTCAGCTCACCGTCGTTGGTGAGCAGCAGCAGCCCCTCGCTCGCCACGTCGAGCCGCCCCACGGGCATGACGCGCGGCATCTCCGCCGGCAGGTCGTCGTAGATCGTGGGCCGGCCGTGGGGGTCGTGCGCCGCCACCACGCGCCCGCGCGGCTTGTGGTAGCGGAACAGGCGCGTGGGCGGCTGCGCCGGCAGCGTCACGCCGTCGGCGGCGAGGCGTGCGGGATCGTCCACGCGCGTCGCGGGGTCCGTGATCGGCTCGCCGTCCAGGGTGACGCGCCCCTCGGCCACCAGTCGCTCCGCCGCGCGGCGCGAGCACACACCGGTGCGCGCGATCAGCTTGGCCACGCGCTCGCCGGTTCGGCCGGCGGGATCGGGGGTGTCCTCGGTCGGGTCGCTCATCGCGCCGCGTCCACGAAGGCCTCGAAGATCCGCGCGTCGCCCCGGTCGATGTGGAACTCGGGGTGCCACTCCACGCCCAGGCAGAAGCGGTGGCCGGGGTGCTCGATGCCCTCGATCACGCCGTCGCCCGCGCGGGCGTTGACCACCGTGCCGTCGCCCACCGTCGCGGCGGCCTGATGGTGGGCCGAGTTCACCGCCATGGTGTCCGTACCGCAGATGCGGTGGAGCAGGGTGTCCGGCACGAGCGTCACCTCGTGGCCGGGTTCGTTGCGCGGGTTGGGCTGCTCGTGCGCCAGCGCCGCCGGCACCTCGTCGGGGATGTGCTGGATGAGCGTGCCGCCCATCACCACCGTTAAGAGTTGCTGCCCGCCGCAGATCCCCAGCACGGGCAGGTCGCGCGCCAGCGCCCCGCGCAGCAGCGCCAGCTCCGCCTCGGTGCGGCCCTGCTTGGTGGTGACGCTGGCGTGGCGCGCCTCGGCGCCGAAGAGCGCGGGGTCCACGTCGAACGCGCCGCCCGTGACGATCAGGCCGTCCAGCGCGTCCAGGTAGCCCTCGGCGTGCTCAGGGGCGTGCGGCAGCGCCACGGCGAGCCCGCCCGCCGCCGCGACGGCGTCGCAGTAGTTCCGCCGCAGCGCGTACCACGGGTAGCGCGACCACGCCGCGTGGCCGCCGTCCTCGCTGTCGAGCGTGAGCCCGATGACCGGCGCGCGCGCCATCAGACGGAGAAGGCCTCCGTCCCCTCGCACGTCAGGCCGATCTCTTCCAGGCCCGCTTCCAGGTGGTCGGCCAGCAACGGCATGCCGAGCAGGTAGTCGGCCGTCGTCGCCTCGATGTGGCGCTCGCCGGCGCGGCGCTTGGCCTCGCCCCACTCGGTGATGCTGTCGTAGTCGCCGCGGCCCAGCCACGCCAGCGCCGTCAGTTCGATCTGCGCGTCCTCGTTCAGGTCGTCGATGACGCGCTTGCAGTCCGTGTAGAGCGGATCCTCGCGCACGCGCTGGAGGTAGCCCGTCTCGATGTCCATCTCGTCGGGGCTCACGGTGTCGGGCGAGACGGTGTCGTCGTCCTCGCCGGTTTCCGGCAGGGCGTCCTCGACCTCGAACTCGCGGATCTTGACCACGAGCCAGCAGACCGTCTCCAGGTCCACGTTCTGCAGCATCACCGCCTCCTTTGTGTCGCCGGGTGCGGCCCCGCCGCCTTGACCCGCGGCAGCCGCCGGGCGAACCGTACCCCATTCACATGCTGGAGCGCATGACGTGACGCAACCCGCCGATCCCAATCGGCCCATGCGCTTCGCCCTCGACGAGGCCGCCGCGGCGGCCGAGGCGGGTGAGGTGCCCGTGGGCGCGGTGCTGGTCGAAGCCGCCACCGGCGCGGTGCTGGCGCGCGCGCACAACCGCGTGGAGGCCACGGGCGATCCCACCGCGCATGCCGAGCTGTTGGCGATCCGCCGCGCCACGGCGGCCGTCGGCGGCACGCGCCTGGCCGGCTGCGACCTCTACGTCACCCTGGAGCCCTGCGCGATGTGCGCGGGCGCCATCGCGCTGGCGCGCCTCCGGCGGCTGGTGTTCGGCGCCTACGATCCCAAGGGCGGGGGCGTGGAGCACGGCGCGCGCGTCTTCGAGCGCCCCACCTGCCACCACCGGCCCGAGGTTGTCGGCGGCGTGGCGGAAACCGCCTGCCGGGCGCTGTTGCAAGCCTTCTTCCGCGAGCGGCGGGGGTGACGTCCGGTCAGCCGCTGCGGCTTGGGTGTTCGCCCAGCACGCGGATGGATTCCCCGAGCGTGTCCTGGATGTAGAGCGTCTGCACCAGGACCATCGCGGCGACGGCCAGCGGCGTGGCCAGGAACACGCCCATCAGCCCGAACAGCAGTCCGAAGGCGATCTGGGCGGTCAGCAGCACCACCGGCGGCATGGCGACGGCCCGCTTTTGCACCAGCGGCGTGATGAAGTTGCCCTCCAAAAACTGGACGCCGCTGTAGATCACCACCACCCAGAGCGGCTGCCAGGGCCAGCCCGGGATGGTCGCCAACAGGGCAGGGACCACGGACGCGATGGGCCCGATGTAGGGCACGAACGACAGCATTCCCGCCAGCACCCCCAGCGCCAGGGCCGCGGGAATCCCGGCGATCGCCAGCGCCATCGCGGTGAGCACGCCCACCGCCAGCATGGAAACCACGCGCCCGACGAGCCACCACCGCAGCGCGTGCGCGACCGCCCGCATCACCTCGCGCCCGCGCGCCCGCCGGCGCGGCGGCACCATCCGCGCCAGGCCCTCGATGTACAGCTCCGGTTCGATCGCCAGGTAGACGGCGATGATCACGACCAGCGCCGGCGTTACCACGATGCCGATGGTGACGGAAAAGATGCCCGTGATCTGGTCGAGCAGCTGGCCCGGCGTGGGCAGCAGGTCGCGCAGCCAGCCGTCGCCGACGAACTGGGCCAGCGGCGGCGAGCTCAGGCGCTCGCGCAGCATGTCCGCGGCTTTCGGCAGGGTGTCGGCGAGCTGCGCGGTCTGCGTGACGAGCTGGGAACCCACGGCCTGGCCGAATCCGGCCAGCAGCAGGACCACGACGAGGAAGGCGAGCGGCAGCGCCAACAAGCGCGGCAGGCGCGCGTAGCGCTGGCCCAGGCGGGCGAGGCCGTCGAAGAAGATCCCGGCCAGGATGGCGGCGAAGAGCAGCAGCAGCACCTGCAGGATGCGCCACAGCAACGCCAGCACCACCAGCGCCAGCGCCACCGTGCCGATCGCCAGCAGCAGGCGGCGGGTGAACCGCCGGTCGCCGTCCCTCGTGCTCACACCGAACCCCCAGGCCCGGCGTCCCCATCCCGTGGGCAGGGATGGGGTCGGCCGATGGTTTCCGCGTTACGGCTGAAAGGTTGCCACGGGGCGGCCGGGCCCGGCCATTGCGCTGCCGGTCGACCCCGGCGGGCAAACGGCGCTTGCGGGGATCAGTCCGCGGAGCGCATCGGCTGGGGCGCCACGGCCTCGCTGCCGATGTCGCGGCGGTAGAAGCCGCCCGGCCAGTCGATCTGCTCGATGGCGCTGTAGACGCGTGAGCGCGCCTCGCTGACGGAGTTGCCGAGCGCCGTGACGGAGAGCACGCGCCCGCCGGCGCTGACCGTGTGGCCGTCCTCGCCAACGGCGGTGCCCGAGTGGAAGACCATGACGTCCTGATCGCCGGAAAGGCTTTGCAGGCCCGCGATCGCCTCCCCCTTCTTGTAGCGCCAGGGATAGCCCTGGGCCGCCATGACGACGGTGATCGCGGTTTCCGTGAACCAGCGCAGGTCGAAGGTGGAGAGCACGCCGTCGCACGCCGCCACCAGCGCGGGCAGCAGGTCCGACATCAGCCGCATCATCAGCACCTGCGCTTCGGGGTCGCCGAAGCGGACGTTGAACTCCAGCACCTGCGGGCCGTCGTCGGTGAGCATGACGCCGGCGTAGAGCAGCCCCACGAAGGGCCGGCCCTCGGCCTTCATGGCGTCGACCGTGGGCTGGATGATTTCGCGGCGGATGCGCTCCTCGGTCGCCTCGTCCAGCCAGGGGTTGGGCGAGATCGCGCCCATGCCGCCGGTGTTGGGGCCGTCGTCACCGTCGTGCGCGCGCTTGTAATCCAGCGCGCTCGGCAGCATGAGCGCCGTTTCGCCGTCCACCAGCGCCATGGCGGAAACCTCGTGGCCCGAGAGCGCTTCCTCGATCACGATTTCGCTTCCCGCCTCGCCGAGGATGCCCTCGTCCAGCAGGGCGTCGATGGCCTCGTCCGCGTCCGCGTGGTTGTTGCACACCGTCACGCCCTTGCCCGAGGCGAGGCCATCCGCCTTCACCACCAGCGGCACGCCCAGCTCGCGCACATAGGCGCGCGCCGCCTGGGAATCGGTGAACCGCCGGTAGGCGCCCGTCGGAATCCCGTGGCGCGCGCACAGATCCTTCATGAAGCCCTTGGAGCCTTCCAGGCGCGCCGCCTCTTGCGTCGGGCCGAAGACCTTCACCCCGAGCTTCTGGAGAGCGTCCGTCATGCCGGCGACCAGGGGCGCCTCCGGCCCGATCACGGCCAGGTCGATGCGCTGCTGGCGCGCGAAGTGCACGGCAGCGTCGATGTCGTCGGCCTTGAAGTCGACGCGGACCGCCTCGCGCGCGATCCCGGCGTTGCCGGGGGCGCAGTAGAGTTCCGTGGTCAGCGGGGACGCCGCCAGCGCCCAGCAGAGCGCGTGTTCGCGCCCGCCGCCGCCGATCACCAGCACGCGCATGAAGGACCTCGCCGTGTGCCTGTCGTGGGGACGGATTGTGTGTGGCGGCGGTGTCTAGCATACCCAAGGCCATGAGCGAAGAACCGCGCGCCCCCCGAAGCCGGGCGGACGACCCCGGCGGAAGCGGCGACAACGTGCCCTTCTACACCGTCACCGAGGTGTCCCAGGCCGTGAAGCGCACGGTCGAGGGGGCGTTCGGGCGCGTGCGCATCCGCGGCGAGATCTCGCGGCCGAGCTTCCCGTCCTCCGGCCACTGCTACTACCGGCTGAAGGACGAGAACGCCGTGCTGGACGCCGTGACCTTCCGCGGCATGCGGCGCACCCTCTCGATCACGCCCGAGGACGGGTTGGAGGTGGTCGCCACCGGCCGCCTGACCACCTACGCCGGCAAGTCCACCTACCAGATCATCGTCGAATCGCTGGAGCTGGCGGGCGAGGGCGCGCTGCTCAAGCTGCTGGAGGAGCGCCGCAAGAAGCTCGCGGCCGAGGGGCTGTTCGCCGCCGAGCGCAAGCGCGAGCTGCCCTACCTGCCGGAGGTCGTGGGCGTCGTCACCTCGCCCACGGGGGCGGTCATCCGCGACATCCTGCACCGTTTGGCCGAGCGCTTCCCGCGCCGCGTGCTGGTGTGGCCCGTGGCCGTGCAGGGCGAGCAGGCCGCCGGCCAGGTCGCCGCCGCCATCGAGGGCTTCAACGCGCTGCCGCGCGACGGCGCCGTGCCCCGGCCCGACGTGCTGGTGGTCGCGCGCGGCGGCGGCAGCCTGGAGGACCTCTGGCCCTTCAACGAGGAAGCCGTGGTGCGCGCCGCCGCCGCCTCCGAGATCCCGCTGATCTCGGCGGTGGGCCACGAAACCGACACCACGCTCATCGACCACGCCGCCGACCGGCGCGCGCCCACGCCCTCCGCCGCCGCCGAGATCGCGGTGCCGGTGAAGAGCGAGCTGACCGCGCTCGTCGGCGACCTCTCGGGGCGGCTGCGCGCGGCCGCATGGCGCGGGCTGACGGATCGGCGCACGCGCCTGGAGGGGCTGGCGCGCGGGCTGCCCGATCCGCGCCGGCTGGTGGAGGACAAGGCCCAGCGCGTCGACGACGCGGGCGCGCGGCTGACGCTCGCCGTGGGGCGCTACCTGCGCCAGGAACGGGACCGCGTGGCGGGCCTGGGCGGGCGCCTGCCGCATCCGCGCCAGCAGGTGCGCCTCGCCCGCGAACGGTTGGACGCAGCGGCCAGCGATCTGTCCCAGGCCGGGGCGCGCGAGCTGGAGCGCCGCCAGGAACGCCTGCTGCGCCTGGACGCGGGCCGCCGTCTGCCCGCCGGGATCGCGCGCACGCACGAGGACGCGCGCCGCCGGGTCGCCGAGCTGGGGCGGCTGCTGGAAAGCTATTCGTATCAGCGCGCGCTGAACCGCGGCTTTGCGGTGGTGCGCGGCGAGGGCGACGAGGTGCTTACCCGCGCGGCGCAGGTCACCGCCGGCCAGCGCCTGGACATCGAATTCGCCGACGGCCGCCGGCCCGCCGTCGCGGACGGCGAAACAGCCGGGAAATCGCAAACGGGCGGGGCCGCGAAGCCGGCCAAACGCCGCGCCGCCAAGACCACCGCAAACCCCGGCGGGCAGGGATCGCTGTTGTAGCGCGCTTCTGCGTGTTTATGGAGGGCGGCCCCGAACCCTCTCCCGCCGGGAGAGGGTCGCCGCGCCGCATGGCGCGGCGGGGTGAGGCTGTGCCGGTTTGGGGTGCGATGTCGGCCGGTGAGCTTGGCGTGTGCGTGACGCCAGCCTTTGCGACAACCGTCTTCACGGCTTGTCATGCTGGCGCCGCCATCGTCTCATCCCGATGAAGCCGGCCCTTCATCGACCTGGCGCGCCTGGGGCGCGCGAGGCGAGCAAAGCTCGCCTGTCCTCCTGACGGAGAAGGCTGTGACCGCCGTCCGACGTCACAGAGATACGCACCCAAGCAGCGCCAGTCCCAGCGCCGCGCGGTCTGCGGCGAAGGGCGTGCAGGGCCGGCGGTAAAGCCAGCGCATCAACAGCGCGATGGTCAGCCGCGACCACCGCGACCCCCGGTGGACAGGGCACACTGTGATCGGCCTCGACATCCAGGGTGTCCGGCGTCATCGCGTCCTGCACACCGCCATGGCCGATCAAGTTTCCATCGACCAGCGACAGTCTGTTGGACCTCGCAAAGGTCGGCGGGCGCCGTCTCAGCTTTGGACGGATTGCCACCGCCGCGTCGCGTGCGTGTAAAACCGCACCCCGGAAACGGTTGATTTGCGCGCCCGGATTGGGTGTAACGCCCGGCCGCGACAGACCATCCCGGACTCGATTTCCCGGATATTGCGTGGGGACACATGCAGGTGGGTCGAACGCGCCTCGCCGCGTGCCTGGTAGTGGCGGGCCTCGCGGGCGTCAGCGGTGCGTCCGCGCAGCAGACCGATGATGGCGGCGATAGGGCGGGCTGGCCGTCGGTGGCGCCCTACGGCCTCGTCGCGCTCGACGCGGGCGCGTTCACGGGCGCGGGGACGCCGGATCGCGACGACGGCGAGGTGCGTCGCGCGCTGATCGGCGTGCGCGCGTCCCACGGCCCGCATCTGGGCCTGGAAGCGGCCTATGACCCGGCCGCCGAGGACACGCCCTGGAAGAATGTGTTCGCCACGTTGGATGTGGGCGGCGTGCTGCTGGCGGCGGGCAACCAGAAGCCGCCCTTCAGCATGCAGTTCCAGCAGGAGTTGCCGCACCTGATGTTCCCCGAACGCGGCCTGCCGTTCGGGCTGAGCCCCCGGCGCCGCGTCGGCGTCAGCGCCAATGTCGCGGGGGAGCTGTGGCAGGCCCAGGCCGGCGTCTTCGGCAGCAACCTGAACGACGGCGTGGAGTTCGACACCCCGCTCGTGGGCGCGCGCGCCACCTACACGCCCATCCGCCGGGCCCGCACCACGCTCCACCTGGGCGGCGCGGTGAACCACACCGATGCCGACGGACGCGCGGCGTTCGGTTTTCCGCCGGAGACCCTGCTGGCGCGCGAGCCGCTGGTGGCGAGCGGGC is drawn from Limimonas halophila and contains these coding sequences:
- a CDS encoding gamma-glutamyl-gamma-aminobutyrate hydrolase family protein; translated protein: MARAPVIGLTLDSEDGGHAAWSRYPWYALRRNYCDAVAAAGGLAVALPHAPEHAEGYLDALDGLIVTGGAFDVDPALFGAEARHASVTTKQGRTEAELALLRGALARDLPVLGICGGQQLLTVVMGGTLIQHIPDEVPAALAHEQPNPRNEPGHEVTLVPDTLLHRICGTDTMAVNSAHHQAAATVGDGTVVNARAGDGVIEGIEHPGHRFCLGVEWHPEFHIDRGDARIFEAFVDAAR
- a CDS encoding DUF3775 domain-containing protein, giving the protein MLQNVDLETVCWLVVKIREFEVEDALPETGEDDDTVSPDTVSPDEMDIETGYLQRVREDPLYTDCKRVIDDLNEDAQIELTALAWLGRGDYDSITEWGEAKRRAGERHIEATTADYLLGMPLLADHLEAGLEEIGLTCEGTEAFSV
- the xseA gene encoding exodeoxyribonuclease VII large subunit — its product is MSEEPRAPRSRADDPGGSGDNVPFYTVTEVSQAVKRTVEGAFGRVRIRGEISRPSFPSSGHCYYRLKDENAVLDAVTFRGMRRTLSITPEDGLEVVATGRLTTYAGKSTYQIIVESLELAGEGALLKLLEERRKKLAAEGLFAAERKRELPYLPEVVGVVTSPTGAVIRDILHRLAERFPRRVLVWPVAVQGEQAAGQVAAAIEGFNALPRDGAVPRPDVLVVARGGGSLEDLWPFNEEAVVRAAAASEIPLISAVGHETDTTLIDHAADRRAPTPSAAAEIAVPVKSELTALVGDLSGRLRAAAWRGLTDRRTRLEGLARGLPDPRRLVEDKAQRVDDAGARLTLAVGRYLRQERDRVAGLGGRLPHPRQQVRLARERLDAAASDLSQAGARELERRQERLLRLDAGRRLPAGIARTHEDARRRVAELGRLLESYSYQRALNRGFAVVRGEGDEVLTRAAQVTAGQRLDIEFADGRRPAVADGETAGKSQTGGAAKPAKRRAAKTTANPGGQGSLL
- a CDS encoding nucleoside deaminase yields the protein MRFALDEAAAAAEAGEVPVGAVLVEAATGAVLARAHNRVEATGDPTAHAELLAIRRATAAVGGTRLAGCDLYVTLEPCAMCAGAIALARLRRLVFGAYDPKGGGVEHGARVFERPTCHHRPEVVGGVAETACRALLQAFFRERRG
- the purD gene encoding phosphoribosylamine--glycine ligase gives rise to the protein MRVLVIGGGGREHALCWALAASPLTTELYCAPGNAGIAREAVRVDFKADDIDAAVHFARQQRIDLAVIGPEAPLVAGMTDALQKLGVKVFGPTQEAARLEGSKGFMKDLCARHGIPTGAYRRFTDSQAARAYVRELGVPLVVKADGLASGKGVTVCNNHADADEAIDALLDEGILGEAGSEIVIEEALSGHEVSAMALVDGETALMLPSALDYKRAHDGDDGPNTGGMGAISPNPWLDEATEERIRREIIQPTVDAMKAEGRPFVGLLYAGVMLTDDGPQVLEFNVRFGDPEAQVLMMRLMSDLLPALVAACDGVLSTFDLRWFTETAITVVMAAQGYPWRYKKGEAIAGLQSLSGDQDVMVFHSGTAVGEDGHTVSAGGRVLSVTALGNSVSEARSRVYSAIEQIDWPGGFYRRDIGSEAVAPQPMRSAD
- the rsmD gene encoding 16S rRNA (guanine(966)-N(2))-methyltransferase RsmD yields the protein MRIVGGRHKGRPIRAPEGEGVRPTRGLPRESLFNILTHGRFAADGNPLADARVLDAFAGSGANGLEALSRGAAEAIFIETQAAAVSALRQNLQTLGEQANATIVQADVLHPPRATRACHVAVLDPPYGQGLGPPALRALAEQGWLAESALVAVELLKTEDLTPPAGFEELDTRTYGKSKIVFLSYAASGA
- a CDS encoding pseudouridine synthase — its product is MSDPTEDTPDPAGRTGERVAKLIARTGVCSRRAAERLVAEGRVTLDGEPITDPATRVDDPARLAADGVTLPAQPPTRLFRYHKPRGRVVAAHDPHGRPTIYDDLPAEMPRVMPVGRLDVASEGLLLLTNDGELKRRLEHPETGWTRRYRARVHGTVDEKALASLENGITIDGVTYGAIRATFDRRTGANAWLSVSLREGKNREVRRVLDHLGMRVNRLMRVAYGPFQLGQLKKGHASEVAPKVLREQLGIDAPGERPTGRAKAKPKKRKPRDAHRRRTA
- a CDS encoding OprO/OprP family phosphate-selective porin, giving the protein MGRTRLAACLVVAGLAGVSGASAQQTDDGGDRAGWPSVAPYGLVALDAGAFTGAGTPDRDDGEVRRALIGVRASHGPHLGLEAAYDPAAEDTPWKNVFATLDVGGVLLAAGNQKPPFSMQFQQELPHLMFPERGLPFGLSPRRRVGVSANVAGELWQAQAGVFGSNLNDGVEFDTPLVGARATYTPIRRARTTLHLGGAVNHTDADGRAAFGFPPETLLAREPLVASGPMPGTTGFTRGNLELAGTRGPVSVQGEYHLVAVDRAGADAVFRGGYVQAAWLLTGETRPYVHAKGQMRRGMLGRPRAAAPVGPTAGGTGAWEVAARVSTLDLRDDGVGRGDGRTFSLALTWFANPHARVTASYVNAHADGAGGGTIHAGLLRLQGKF
- a CDS encoding AI-2E family transporter; this encodes MSTRDGDRRFTRRLLLAIGTVALALVVLALLWRILQVLLLLFAAILAGIFFDGLARLGQRYARLPRLLALPLAFLVVVLLLAGFGQAVGSQLVTQTAQLADTLPKAADMLRERLSSPPLAQFVGDGWLRDLLPTPGQLLDQITGIFSVTIGIVVTPALVVIIAVYLAIEPELYIEGLARMVPPRRRARGREVMRAVAHALRWWLVGRVVSMLAVGVLTAMALAIAGIPAALALGVLAGMLSFVPYIGPIASVVPALLATIPGWPWQPLWVVVIYSGVQFLEGNFITPLVQKRAVAMPPVVLLTAQIAFGLLFGLMGVFLATPLAVAAMVLVQTLYIQDTLGESIRVLGEHPSRSG
- a CDS encoding pyridoxal-dependent decarboxylase; protein product: MTTSDDRSHAGGNAPTGDTTPYGPGRLPWKDSIPAMAQTDGGYLVSPPQADPVEVYRDAKVPEVQQRLLQVPPTALSDRDRETALDAVRAYEQRENDTFLGYQVETRLQDNGYEDLKFFLNQHLNNVGDPFVAGNLGMNTKFVERMVLDYYASLWNANWPCYFYQESQEKPGNPDSYWGYVLTMGSTEGNLDAVLQGRDYLAGKPLYLSFEQAQHDDPSDAVTTETSPNAFSPVAVFSSESHYSVVKAVHAMAVPTIAEIGNDKYPGQCPITADGHWPKSVPTNPPTEDYPIGNGEIDIDKLEKVVDFLAGKGHPILLVLNYGTTFKGAYDHVEEVGRRILPILRQHGLDSRVVCNDFTVHENGKTHQRRVCHWRTGYWIHVDAALGGSYMPFLEMAHNAGDFHSKGPAFDFRLPFVQSVVMSGHKWPGAPWPTGIYMTKRKLLIHPPDHPEYIGSPDTTYAGSRNGFSALIMWYFTATQSYAEQARKAVRCQEVAEYAEKRFRQLEHELGMNLYVQRSPLSVCVLFREPDPQIVFDYSLSTKTVPVPGKSGEFRKYGHFFTMNDVNETLVDSLVERLRQPGAFPSAETVGPGEAYDHSF